The proteins below come from a single Drosophila teissieri strain GT53w chromosome 3L, Prin_Dtei_1.1, whole genome shotgun sequence genomic window:
- the LOC122617523 gene encoding uncharacterized protein LOC122617523: protein MEDAPETKRVQLQDLPTEVMQMVMGHLDLYRHKLLREASEQLKQISTAYILHHHKRYEAAYREGPSEAGSKRIMLQILRSTIRHFSDEDSESDLAISLLHFHDRDTVFYGEADQLGKFLAHFLFLKEQSSNKFSAERLKLSRLHYTMTVFSLLRQFRNFRILGFGKTLWHWNVEVELANTFIGVIDEERASFNTVESQRRIYFISILAELLFLEKINKNYGGQRGFEGTLYTYSIQPNSNANRNPRMFIKFIVQGPQFLIDFLHDLISGKADPHKPFHLPPGTDFAIRVETRCKRGPQFVYFGNLNFSMLGWSELSD, encoded by the exons ATGGAGGATGCCCCAGAAACCAAGCGAGTTCAGCTGCAGGACCTGCCGACTGAAGTAATGCAGATGGTTATGGGTCACTTGGACCTATACCGCCACAAGTTGCTACGGGAAGCTTCGGAGCAACTGAAACAGATCAGCACGGCGTACATATTGCACCATCACAAGCGCTATGAGGCGGCCTATCGGGAAGGACCTTCGGAGGCAGGCAGTAAAAGGATCATGCTGCAG ATCCTGCGCTCAACCATCAGGCACTTCTCCGACGAAGATAGCGAGTCGGACCTGGCCATCAGTCTGCTGCACTTCCACGACAGGGATACCGTTTTTTATGGCGAGGCTGATCAGCTGGGCAAGTTCCTCGCCCACTTCCTGTTCCTCAAGGAGCAATCCTCCAACAAATTCAGTGCTGAGCGCCTAAAACTTAGCCGCCTCCATTACACAATGACAGTTTTCAGCCTGCTGCGG CAATTCCGGAACTTTAGGATCCTGGGATTTGGCAAAACCCTCTGGCACTGGAACGTGGAGGTTGAGTTGGCCAACACCTTCATCGGAGTCATCGACGAGGAAAGGGCCAGCTTCAACACCGTGGAGTCCCAACGACGCATCTACTTCATCTCCATTCTGGCCGAGCTGCTCTTTCTCGAGAAGATCAACAAAAACTATGG TGGACAGAGAGGCTTCGAGGGCACCTTGTACACCTACAGCATTCAACCAAACTCGAATGCCAATCGCAATCCCCGGATGTTCATAAAGTTTATAGTACAGGGTCCGCAGTTTCTCATCGACTTCCTGCACGACCTTATCAGCGGAAAGGCCGATCCTCACAAGCCGTTTCACTTGCCACCGGGAACCGACTTTGCCATCCGAGTTGAGACCAGGTGCAAGCGAGGGCCACAATTTGTATACTTTGGAAACTTGAACTTTAGTATGTTGGGATGGAGTGAACTGTCTGACTAA
- the LOC122615811 gene encoding AFG3-like protein 2 — translation MAFRLLGTAKTMAGMMRRNYTAGSLAGKGQRTHMGATGAGVYILPTELSPLLRYVVKQIQLLCKKPPKGFEKYFEAGGKSSGQPKGSVGDKKPPSGSSKSASEKPSTSAPASVKPSRSQTDAKSDWNFGMFSNSSRGPAGKGGNSLGGRPLGENGGGGDRERWILLGAIGAVVLVGSFAFFEMGYKEISWKEFVNSYLSKGAVEKLEVVNKKWVRVRLQQNSNSGSGVLWFNIGSVDSFERNLEAAQTEQGTESINFVPVIYRNEVEAASLTGLLPTLLIIGFLVYMMRKSADMMGGGRGRKGGGLFGGVMQSTAKLTNPNEIGVGFKDVAGCEEAKIEIMEFVNFLKNPQQYIDLGAKIPKGAMLTGPPGTGKTLLAKATAGEANVPFITVSGSEFLEMFVGVGPSRVRDMFAMARKHAPCILFIDEIDAVGRKRGGKTFGGHSEQENTLNQLLVEMDGFNTTTNVVVLAATNRVDILDKALMRPGRFDRQIYVPAPDIKGRASIFKVHLGNLKTTLDKNELSRKMAALTPGFTGADIANVCNEAALIAARDSKDSIVLKHFEQAIERVIAGMEKKTNVLAPEEKRTVAHHEAGHAVAGWFLEHADPLLKVSIIPRGKGLGYAQYLPKDHYLLSKEQLFDRMCMTLGGRVAEELFFNRITTGAQDDLKKITDIAYSQVVRFGMNEKVGQVSFDVGQAGDPVFSKPYSEDTAQLIDNEVRSIIKCAHEATTSLLTKHKENVQKVAERLLQNEVLSRDDMIELLGPRPFKEKSTYEEFVEGTGSFEEDTTLPEGLKSWNKEKERTEPLDAGSTPPPPPTKPVTAQSS, via the exons ATGGCTTTCCGGCTGCTCGGCACGGCCAAAACGATGGCCGGAATGATGCGGCGCAACTACACGGCGGGTTCCCTGGCGGGAAAG GgacaacgcacacacatgggAGCCACGGGCGCCGGGGTTTACATCCTGCCCACGGAGCTGTCGCCCCTGCTGCGCTATGTGGTCAAACAGATCCAGCTGCTCTGCAAAAAGCCGCCAAAAGGATTCGAAAAATATTTCGAAGCCGGCGGCAAGTCGTCTGGTCAACCGAAAGGATCCGTTGGCGATAAGAAGCCCCCTTCGGGTTCCAGTAAATCCGCCTCGGAGAAGCCCAGCACATCAGCACCCGCCTCGGTTAAACCCAGCAGGTCTCAAACAGATGCGAAATCTGACTGGAACTTCGGCATGTTCAGCAACAGTTCGAGAGGGCCGGCAGGAAAAGGAGGCAACTCGCTGGGCGGACGACCTCTGGGCGAGAACGGCGGCGGCGGGGACAGGGAGCGATGGATCCTTCTGGGTGCCATCGGAGCCGTCGTCCTGGTGGGTTCGTTCGCCTTCTTCGAGATGGGCTACAAGGAGATCTCTTGGAAGGAGTTCGTCAACAG CTACTTGTCAAAGGGCGCCGTGGAAAAGCTGGAGGTGGTTAACAAGAAGTGGGTGCGAGTGCGTCTGCAGCagaacagcaacagcggcagtgGCGTCTTGTGGTTCAACATCGGCAGTGTTGATAGCTTTGAGCGAAACCTGGAGGCGGCCCAGACGGAACAGGGAACGGAGTCCATCAACTTTGTGCCCGTAATCTACCGCAACGAGGTGGAGGCCGCTAGTCTGACAGGTCTGCTGCCCACACTGCTCATCATTGGCTTCCTGGTCTATATGATGCGCAAGTCGGCCGATATGATGGGTGGAGGCCGTGGACGCAAGGGTGGTGGTCTTTTTGGTGGCGTCATGCAGTCCACCGCCAAGTTAACCAATCCCAATGAGATTGGTGTGGGTTTCAA GGACGTGGCCGGTTGCGAGGAggccaaaatcgaaatcatGGAGTTCGTGAACTTCCTGAAGAACCCGCAGCAGTATATCGATTTAGGCGCTAAGATACCAAAGGGTGCCATGCTTACTGGCCCACCCGGAACGGGTAAAACGCTTTTGGCGAAGGCCACCGCTGGCGAGGCTAATGTGCCCTTCATCACCGTGTCGGGATCCGAGTTCCTCGAgatgtttgtgggcgtgggacCTTCTCGTGTCCGCGACATGTTCGCCATGGCCCGAAAGCATGCCCCCTGCATCCTCTTCATCGACGAAATCGATGCTGTGGGTCGCAAACGTGGTGGCAAGACCTTCGGCGGCCACTCGGAACAAGAGAATACACTCAACCAACTTCTGGTGGAAATGGATGGCTTCAACACCACTACGAATGTGGTCGTTCTGGCGGCCACCAATCGTGTTGATATTCTGGACAAGGCTCTTATGCGACCAGGTCGTTTCGATCGGCAGATATATGTCCCAGCACCTGATATTAAGGGCAGGGCGAGCATCTTTAAGGTGCATCTGGGTAACCTGAAGACGACGCTGGACAAGAATGAGCTCAGCAGGAAAATGGCTGCACTGACACCAGGCTTCACAGGCGCCGACATTGCCAACGTGTGTAACGAAGCAGCTTTGATTGCTGCCCGCGACTCCAAGGATTCGATTGTGCTCAAGCACTTCGAGCAGGCCATTGAGCGTGTTATCGCCGGCATGGAGAAGAAGACCAATGTTCTAGCACCGGAGGAAAAGCGAACGGTGGCACACCACGAGGCTGGCCATGCTGTGGCCGGTTGGTTCCTGGAGCACGCCGATCCCCTGCTGAAGGTCTCGATTATACCACGCGGCAAGGGTTTGGGGTACGCCCAGTACCTGCCTAAAGATCACTACTTGCTTTCCAAGGAGCAGTTGTTCGATCGCATGTGCATGACGCTCGGCGGCCGTGTGGCCGAAGAGCTGTTCTTTAATCGCATTACCACTGGTGCTCAGGATGATCTGAAGAAAATCACCGATATTGCCTACTCCCAGGTGGTGCGTTTCGGCATGAACGAGAAGGTTGGCCAGGTTAGCTTCGACGTGGGCCAGGCCGGAGATCCCGTGTTCAGCAAGCCCTACTCGGAGGACACTGCTCAACTGATCGACAACGAGGTGAGGTCTATTATCAAATGTGCCCACGAGGCCACCACTAGTCTGCTGACCAAGCACAAGGAGAATGTTCAAAAAGTGGCGGAAAGACTGCTCCAAAACGAAGTGCTCAGTCGTGATGATATGATTGAGCTGCTGGGCCCCCGACCCTTCAAGGAGAAGTCAACCTACGAGGAGTTCGTCGAGGGAACTGGCTCCTTCGAGGAGGACACCACGCTGCCTGAAGGCCTTAAGAGCTGGAACAAGGAAAAAGAACGAACGGAGCCTCTGGACGCTGGCAGCAcgcccccaccgccgcccaccaAGCCCGTAACTGCCCAGAGCAGTTAG